The DNA region CCGCACCCCCGCCGCGCTGCTCGCCCCCGGCGACCGGGTCCGCTTCGAGCCGCTGTCATGAAGGCCGTCACCGTGATCGCCACGGGTCCGCTCGCGTTGATCGAGGACCTCGGCCGCCCTGGTCACGCCCACCTCGGCGTGCCCCCGTCCGGCGCGGTGGATCAGCCGTCCATGCGGCTCGCCAATCGGCTTGTCGGCAATGCCGAGGGAGCCGCGGGGATCGAGTCGGTGCTGGGTGGACTGGCGCTACGGGCCGAGGTGTCGTGCACGGTGGCGGTCACCGGGCCGAGCGTGCCGGTGACGGTGGCCGGGCGCGAGGCCGACTCCCACACGCCGCTGCACGTCGGGGCGGGCGAGGTCGTGGCGATCGGGTCGCCGCGGGCCGGGTTGCGGTGCTACGTGGCGGTGTCCGGGGGCATCGCGGTGCCGCCGCGGCTCGGGTCGCGGTCGACCGACGTGCTGTCGGGCATCGGGCCCGCACCGCTGCGGGCGGGCGACGTGCTGCCGCTGGGCGTCCCGGCCGGGCCGCCGGTGGGCGAGGACGCGGTGCCGCCGCCGAGCCCGGCCGACCAGCTGACGATCCCGATCCGACTCGGCCCGCGCGAGGACTGGTTCGACGATCCCGTCGCCCAGTTCGCCCGGCTGACCTGGGCGGTGTCGCCGGAGAGCAATCGGGTCGGGCTGCGCCTGCTGGGCGAGCCGCTGACCCGCGCCGCGGAGTTCGCGGGGCGGGAGCTGACCAGCGAGGGTGTGGTGACCGGGGCGGTGCAGGTGCCCGCGAGCGGTCGTCCGGTGATCTTCCTGGCCGACCACCCGACCACAGGGGGTTACCCGGTCGTCGGCGTGGTCGATCGGCTCGCCGAGCTGGCCCAGGCCCGCCCTGGCACCCAGATCCGTTTCCGCCCACAGCCGTTCGCCGACGCCTAGCTCATCGTTCAACAATCCTACGTTCCAACAATCCCCTTGTTGAAACGTAGGATTGTTCGACAATCAGGCGTACTCGGACTCGTAGAGCGCGGACAGCTCGCGGTGCAGCGCCGCCGAGTCGGGCATGGTCACGCCGTCGAGGACCCGGACGCGGGTGATCTTGCGGACGCTGGAGGCGAGGAACAGGCCCTCGGCGCCGTCCAAGTCGTCGCGGCCGATCGGTTCGACCTTCGTCGTCCAGCCCGCCTGCTCGGCCGCGCGGAACAGCGCGCCCTGGGTCGTGCCGGGCAACACGCCGCTGGTCGGCGGGGTCGTGCGCATCGTGGTGCCCTCGACCAGCACGACCGTCGACGTCGGCCCCTCCAGCACCGAGCCGTCGGCGGCCACGAAGATCGCCTCGTCCGCGCCGTGGGCCTCGACGTAGCGCATGGCCGCCATGTTCACCGCGTAGGACAGCGTCTTCGCGCCGAGCAACAGCCACGGCGCGCGCTCCACGATCGCCGGGTCGAACCCGCGGTCCAGGCTCAGCGCCGTGACCCCCTCGACCCGGTTGACCAGCGTCTTCGCCCCGATCGGCAGGCCGAGCGCGTACGCGGTCGGGGTGCCGTCACCGAACTCGGGGCCGCGGGTGTGGACGAGCTTGAGCGCCATCTCACCCGGCGAGTTCCACGCGTCGATCACCACCCGGGTGACCCGCTCCCACGCCGCCCGGTCCAGCGGCGGCAGGTCGAGCATCGCCGCCGAGCGGGCCATCCGGTCGAGGTGGGAACCGAGCTCACGCGGCCGCCCGTCGACCACGAGCACCGTCTCGAACACCCCGTCGCCACGGAGAAGGCCGAGGTCGTCGGCCCGAACGAGCGGGCCGTCGGCGTCGGCGAGGGTTCCGTCAAGCATCGCCAACACACGCATGCGCGCACCCTACGCCTGCGAGGGAATAGCATCGGCGGGGTGGAGACGCTGCGGACGCGCGAGGAACTCCGGTCGACGCTGCACGAGCGCGGGATGCGAATGACCCCGCAGCGGCAGCTGGTACTCGACGCCCTTGTCGAACTCGAACACGCCACCCCCGAGCAGGTCTGCCAGCGGGTGCGGCTGACCACGCCCTCGGTCAACATCACCACCATCTACCGGACCCTGGAGCTGCTGGAGAGCCTCGACCTGGTCCACCACACCCACCTCGGCCACGGCGCGCCCAGCTACTCCGTCCACGAGCACAAGCACGTCCACCTCGTCTGCCACCGCTGCGGCCGGGTCGACGAGGTGGAGCGCACGGTGATGGACGAGGTGTCCGGAACATTGCGGGCCACCCACGGGTTCGTACTCGACGCAAGCCATCTCGCCCTGTCCGGCACCTGCCGCACCTGCTCCCAGGAGACCCCGTGACCACTCGCTCACCCATCCTCGACCTGCCGGGTGCGATCCCGCCGCCGGACGAGTCGGTGGACGCAGGGGTCGCGTGGCACTTCGGCGACCCGTTCGCCGAGCAGCGGGCCGCCGCGCGCAAGGTCGCCGTGGTCGACCGGTCGCACCGCGAGGTGGTCGCCGTGCCCGGCGACGAGCGGCTGAGCTGGCTGCACCTGGTCATCTCCCAGCACGTCACCGGCCTGGCGGAGGGCGCGGGCACCGAGGCGCTCATCCTCGACAGCCAGGGCCGGGTCGACGCGCACATGGTGCTCGCCCACGCCGACGGCACCGTCTGGCTCGACACCGAGCGCGGCGCGGTCGCCACGGGCGCGCGCGGCGGGCAGGTCCCGCTGCTGGAGTACCTGGCGCAGATGGTCTTCTGGTCCAAGGTCGAGCCGCGCGACGCCACCGCCGAGCGGGCCGTCCTGTCGCTGGTCGGCCCCGAGACCCCGCAGCTGCTGGCCGCTGTCGGACTCCCGGTCCCCGACGGCGACTACGCCGTGGCGGCAGGCTCCGACGTCATCGTCCGACGGATGCCGTGGCCCGGCCACGACGCCGCCGACCTGCTGGTGCCCCGCGCCGAGCTGGTCGGCTGGTGGACCAAGCTGACCGACGCGGGCGCCCGCCGGATGGGCAGCTGGGGCTTCGAGGCACTGCGCGTCGAGTCGGCCCGGCCGCGGCTGGGCGTCGACACCGACGAGAAGACGATCCCGCACGAGGTCAACTGGGTCCCGTCAGCCGCGCACGTGGCCAAAGGCTGCTACCGCGGCCAGGAGACGGTGTCCAAGGTCCACAACGTCGGCCGCCCGCCGCGCCGGATGCTGCTGCTGCACCTCGACGGCAGCTCCGACGGCCTGCCCGACACCGGCGCGCCCGTGCTGCTCGGCGAGCGCGTCGTCGGCCGGGTCGGCACGGTCGCCCAGCACCACGAGCTGGGTCCGATCGCGCTGGCGCTGATCAAGCGGTCGGTCGGCGCGGACGCCGAACTCGTCGCGGGCGAGGGCGACGAGAAGACCCAGGCGTCGGTCGATCCTGACTCGATCCCGCCGGACACCCCGGCGTTGGGCCGTATCGCCGCCCAAGGACTCCGGTCGTAGGACCTAGTATCGGCGCCATGTCGAACTCCTCGGGCACGTTGATCACGGTCGCCCCCACCGGAGCCGAGCACACCAAAGCGGACGTGCCGAACCTGCCGGTCACCCTGGACGAGCTGGTCACCACGGCGCGCGACTGCGAGCGCGTCGGCGCCGCCATGATCCACATCCACATCCGCGGCGACGACCACAAGCCGTCGTTGGACCCTCAGCGGCTCAAAGACACCGTCGACGCGGTTCGGGAGAACACCCGGCTGATCGTGCAGCTGTCCACCGGCGGCGCGGTGACCGACCCGGAGGAGCACCGGCTGGGCGTGCTCGACGCGATGCCCGACTCGGCGTCGTGCTCGATGGGCACGGTCAACTTCGGCGACGACGTGTTCCTCAACCGCTGGGAGTTCATCGTCGAGCTGCACAAGCGGATGCAGGAGCGGGGCATCGTCCCGGAGTACGAGATCTTCGACCTCGGCCACCTGACCTCGCTGCGCAGGCTGCTCGACCAGCACGGCCTGCCCGCGGGCGGCCACGTGCACCTCGACCTGGTGATGGGCGTCCCCGGTGGCATGCCGGGCGACACCGAGACGCTGGCCGCGGCGCTGCGGCTGATCCCCGAAGGCGCGACGTTCTCGGCGACCGGCGTCGGCCGGACCACGCTGCCGGTACTGTTCGCCGCGTTGTCCGCGGGTGGGCACGTCCGGGTGGGGATGGAGGACACCATCTCCTACGCCAAGGGCGAGCGGGTCAAGGACAACGCCCAGCTCGTGGCCAGGGCCTCGGGTCTGGCCCGGATCGCGCAGCGGCCGCCGATCGGGCCGGACGAGGCACGGGTACTGCTGGGAGTAACGAGCTAGTCGAAGATATGGCGGTCGGCCGGCAGATATCGGAGGATGTCCGCGTGATCGAAGTCCGCCCTGGTGGGCGCAGGCGCATCGACCGGGTGCTGTCACCGGACTATGTCGACAATCTCGACCAGCTCGACCTCGCCGAGGTCCGCGCCCGGCGCGACGACGCCGCGCAGGAGGAGACCGACCTGTCCTACCTGCGCAGACTCCTGCACGGCCGGATCGACATCGTCAAGGCCGAGCAGAAGCGCCGGGCCACCGGCGGCTCCCAGTCCGTGGTCGACCAACTCGCCGCGATCCTCGCCGACAACGCGGTCGGCCCGGCGATGGGCTCCGGCCGCCACCAGATGATGGAGCCCTCCCGC from Alloactinosynnema sp. L-07 includes:
- a CDS encoding aminodeoxychorismate lyase, yielding MRVLAMLDGTLADADGPLVRADDLGLLRGDGVFETVLVVDGRPRELGSHLDRMARSAAMLDLPPLDRAAWERVTRVVIDAWNSPGEMALKLVHTRGPEFGDGTPTAYALGLPIGAKTLVNRVEGVTALSLDRGFDPAIVERAPWLLLGAKTLSYAVNMAAMRYVEAHGADEAIFVAADGSVLEGPTSTVVLVEGTTMRTTPPTSGVLPGTTQGALFRAAEQAGWTTKVEPIGRDDLDGAEGLFLASSVRKITRVRVLDGVTMPDSAALHRELSALYESEYA
- a CDS encoding folate-binding protein YgfZ — translated: MTTRSPILDLPGAIPPPDESVDAGVAWHFGDPFAEQRAAARKVAVVDRSHREVVAVPGDERLSWLHLVISQHVTGLAEGAGTEALILDSQGRVDAHMVLAHADGTVWLDTERGAVATGARGGQVPLLEYLAQMVFWSKVEPRDATAERAVLSLVGPETPQLLAAVGLPVPDGDYAVAAGSDVIVRRMPWPGHDAADLLVPRAELVGWWTKLTDAGARRMGSWGFEALRVESARPRLGVDTDEKTIPHEVNWVPSAAHVAKGCYRGQETVSKVHNVGRPPRRMLLLHLDGSSDGLPDTGAPVLLGERVVGRVGTVAQHHELGPIALALIKRSVGADAELVAGEGDEKTQASVDPDSIPPDTPALGRIAAQGLRS
- a CDS encoding 3-keto-5-aminohexanoate cleavage protein, which gives rise to MSNSSGTLITVAPTGAEHTKADVPNLPVTLDELVTTARDCERVGAAMIHIHIRGDDHKPSLDPQRLKDTVDAVRENTRLIVQLSTGGAVTDPEEHRLGVLDAMPDSASCSMGTVNFGDDVFLNRWEFIVELHKRMQERGIVPEYEIFDLGHLTSLRRLLDQHGLPAGGHVHLDLVMGVPGGMPGDTETLAAALRLIPEGATFSATGVGRTTLPVLFAALSAGGHVRVGMEDTISYAKGERVKDNAQLVARASGLARIAQRPPIGPDEARVLLGVTS
- a CDS encoding biotin-dependent carboxyltransferase family protein, whose protein sequence is MKAVTVIATGPLALIEDLGRPGHAHLGVPPSGAVDQPSMRLANRLVGNAEGAAGIESVLGGLALRAEVSCTVAVTGPSVPVTVAGREADSHTPLHVGAGEVVAIGSPRAGLRCYVAVSGGIAVPPRLGSRSTDVLSGIGPAPLRAGDVLPLGVPAGPPVGEDAVPPPSPADQLTIPIRLGPREDWFDDPVAQFARLTWAVSPESNRVGLRLLGEPLTRAAEFAGRELTSEGVVTGAVQVPASGRPVIFLADHPTTGGYPVVGVVDRLAELAQARPGTQIRFRPQPFADA
- a CDS encoding Fur family transcriptional regulator, encoding MRMTPQRQLVLDALVELEHATPEQVCQRVRLTTPSVNITTIYRTLELLESLDLVHHTHLGHGAPSYSVHEHKHVHLVCHRCGRVDEVERTVMDEVSGTLRATHGFVLDASHLALSGTCRTCSQETP